The proteins below are encoded in one region of Williamsoniiplasma luminosum:
- a CDS encoding HAD-IIB family hydrolase yields the protein MKIDSTKKRLILVDLDGTALKNDGKTLHPKTKQALIKAQEEGHIVCIVTGRPVRAAIQYYNELKLNTLLTNFDGAHISDPIKREFKRLVFPINYEIIMEILNDETINKSIENIMLESYDRVLIWKKDENLENFFHLNEIEEIGIDSLIVGNPWEFWKGSSTNIVLKLKGEKYLHRVIRSLAKFQDAVKIQSDVLYGIKSVDKEPIITLTNKNVDKGFAAEILAQYYNKDIRDVIAFGDQLNDFEMLRKVGVGIAMQNGASTLKFIANGITHKTNDDGGVGDYIQRLLKGEEY from the coding sequence ATGAAGATTGATTCAACAAAAAAGAGATTAATTTTGGTTGACTTGGATGGGACTGCCTTAAAAAACGATGGAAAAACATTACATCCCAAAACCAAACAAGCTTTAATTAAAGCTCAAGAAGAAGGGCATATTGTTTGTATTGTCACAGGAAGACCTGTTCGTGCAGCCATCCAATATTATAATGAATTAAAACTCAATACATTATTAACTAATTTTGATGGAGCTCATATTTCTGATCCAATTAAAAGAGAATTTAAACGTCTTGTTTTTCCGATTAATTATGAAATTATTATGGAAATTTTAAATGACGAAACAATTAATAAATCAATTGAAAACATCATGCTTGAAAGTTATGATAGAGTTTTAATTTGAAAAAAAGATGAAAATCTAGAAAACTTTTTCCATCTCAACGAAATTGAAGAAATCGGCATTGATAGTTTAATTGTGGGAAACCCTTGAGAATTTTGAAAGGGATCTTCAACAAATATTGTTTTAAAATTAAAAGGAGAAAAATACCTCCATCGCGTGATTCGAAGTTTAGCTAAATTCCAAGATGCAGTTAAAATTCAAAGTGATGTTTTATATGGAATTAAATCAGTTGATAAAGAACCAATTATTACCTTAACTAATAAAAATGTTGATAAAGGATTTGCCGCTGAAATTTTGGCTCAATATTATAATAAAGACATTCGTGATGTAATTGCTTTTGGAGATCAATTGAATGACTTTGAAATGTTAAGAAAAGTCGGGGTTGGAATCGCGATGCAAAACGGGGCTTCAACTTTAAAATTTATCGCCAACGGAATTACTCACAAAACCAATGATGATGGTGGAGTCGGGGACTACATTCAACGTTTATTAAAAGGTGAAGAATACTAA
- a CDS encoding DsbA family oxidoreductase, which yields MIKNRIQLWIDFNSPLAYLMFKNLNKALLSLKNKKFEVEYKTFQVDPDFDNTKDYEISRFQNNVENAKKVLEKPKIKTMLKTHAIHINFDDIKPANTLEAHRLMHAYKDNEFQTDIINVIFLANFIHGLDISEVQTLIKITAQIDDINPRTIRNMYGTNKFLSDITADESLAIEHDIEQVPYIIFPNETAVQGILSVQEIIKELENL from the coding sequence ATGATAAAAAATAGAATACAGTTATGAATAGATTTTAATTCTCCCCTTGCCTATTTGATGTTTAAAAACCTCAACAAAGCACTTTTAAGTTTAAAGAATAAAAAATTTGAGGTTGAATATAAAACCTTTCAAGTTGACCCAGATTTTGATAATACCAAAGATTATGAAATTTCACGTTTTCAAAATAATGTGGAAAATGCTAAAAAAGTTTTAGAAAAACCAAAGATTAAAACAATGCTTAAAACCCATGCGATTCATATAAATTTTGATGATATTAAACCAGCCAACACATTAGAAGCGCATCGATTAATGCACGCTTATAAAGATAATGAATTTCAAACAGACATTATTAATGTCATTTTTCTCGCCAACTTTATTCATGGTTTAGATATTTCCGAAGTTCAAACACTTATTAAAATCACAGCTCAAATTGATGATATCAATCCTAGAACCATTAGAAATATGTATGGGACTAATAAATTTCTGAGTGATATTACAGCGGATGAATCATTGGCAATTGAACACGATATTGAACAAGTTCCTTATATAATTTTTCCAAACGAAACAGCGGTTCAAGGGATTCTATCAGTTCAAGAAATCATCAAAGAATTAGAGAATTTATAA
- the pepF gene encoding oligoendopeptidase F — protein MKRKEATQEYKWDFSHLYKNHDEWKKDLNLLVDKTQKYQDFKNKLNQKEVFFEYLRLEEELDFLVNKMSIYLHYADTDATDQSFQELEGLIAHEYQKISVATSFIAPEFKEIGETTIMNFLNSDPKYYPHIYGFKKFFEEAKHLLNAHDEELLSKVGRSMGAVHPIYDSLSTADKHDEKIVYKGKKQILTQSLLTEIYEDTDPIQDQQLRIKASKLYSKNYVDRKHSFTAIYEGILQGSVEDVQLRGYESTLQASLSGDSVPVDIYLKLLEIGKKYNQPFKNYFQLVKNYFQLEKFYVTDRSLKLVEDYKSNFSVEQAKVIIKEALSIMGKDYLQALEVAWSNNKIDYYEDTNKRHGAYSSGGSGLDPIILMNWDDKLGSVNTLAHEIGHSVHTIFADQNQPYPLNDYPIILAEVASTINEHLLFDYMFKNAKNRQEKIYLLQHRIQDLLGTFTTQIQYSAFEYQAHKLVENGQPLTADILGKLFVKTQQEYGHDVFDQKPNSKGIGYGWPYISHFFHSPYYVYKYAIDVVASYKLYTDIKSGNIETTLNFLKAGGHKEPMKIMYDSGIDFTKEETYLPLIRALEEHIEELTILLKK, from the coding sequence ATGAAAAGAAAAGAAGCTACCCAAGAATATAAATGAGATTTTAGTCACTTATACAAGAACCACGATGAATGAAAAAAAGACTTAAATTTGCTTGTGGATAAAACCCAAAAATATCAAGATTTTAAAAACAAATTAAATCAAAAAGAAGTTTTCTTTGAATACTTAAGATTAGAAGAAGAGCTTGATTTTTTGGTAAATAAAATGAGTATTTATCTGCATTATGCAGATACTGATGCAACTGACCAAAGCTTTCAAGAACTTGAAGGATTGATCGCTCATGAATATCAAAAAATTTCTGTTGCAACATCTTTTATTGCCCCAGAATTTAAAGAAATTGGTGAAACAACAATTATGAACTTTTTAAATTCTGATCCAAAATATTATCCACATATTTATGGCTTTAAGAAATTTTTTGAAGAAGCTAAACACTTATTGAATGCTCATGATGAAGAGTTATTATCAAAAGTCGGTCGAAGTATGGGGGCAGTGCACCCGATTTATGATAGTTTAAGCACTGCTGATAAACATGATGAAAAAATTGTTTACAAAGGCAAAAAACAAATTCTAACACAAAGTTTGCTGACTGAAATTTATGAAGATACTGACCCAATTCAAGACCAACAATTAAGAATTAAAGCTTCGAAATTATATAGTAAAAATTATGTTGATCGCAAGCATTCATTCACAGCAATTTATGAAGGAATTTTACAAGGCAGTGTTGAAGACGTGCAATTAAGAGGGTATGAGTCGACTTTGCAAGCGAGTTTAAGTGGAGATTCTGTCCCAGTTGATATTTACTTAAAATTACTAGAAATTGGAAAAAAATATAATCAACCTTTTAAAAATTATTTCCAGTTAGTTAAAAATTATTTCCAATTGGAAAAATTTTATGTGACTGATCGTTCATTGAAACTGGTTGAAGATTACAAAAGCAACTTTAGTGTTGAACAAGCAAAAGTGATCATTAAAGAAGCGTTATCAATCATGGGAAAAGATTATCTTCAAGCCTTAGAAGTTGCTTGATCAAATAATAAAATTGATTATTATGAAGATACTAATAAGCGCCATGGTGCTTATTCATCTGGGGGTTCTGGATTAGATCCAATAATTTTGATGAATTGAGATGATAAGTTAGGTTCAGTGAATACATTAGCACATGAAATTGGGCACTCTGTGCACACGATTTTTGCAGACCAAAATCAACCTTACCCGTTAAATGATTATCCAATTATTTTAGCTGAAGTGGCATCAACGATTAATGAACATTTATTGTTTGATTACATGTTTAAAAACGCCAAAAATAGACAAGAAAAAATTTATTTATTACAACACCGAATTCAAGATCTTTTAGGAACATTCACAACGCAAATTCAATATTCCGCTTTTGAATATCAAGCTCATAAACTGGTGGAAAATGGCCAACCATTAACAGCTGATATTTTAGGAAAACTATTTGTTAAAACCCAACAAGAATATGGTCATGATGTGTTTGATCAAAAACCCAATTCCAAAGGAATTGGTTATGGATGACCTTATATTTCGCATTTTTTCCATTCTCCGTATTATGTTTATAAATATGCGATTGATGTTGTTGCCAGTTACAAATTATATACAGATATTAAATCTGGAAACATCGAAACAACCTTGAACTTTTTAAAGGCTGGAGGGCATAAAGAACCAATGAAAATTATGTATGATTCAGGCATTGATTTCACCAAAGAAGAAACATACTTACCTTTAATCCGAGCTTTAGAAGAACACATTGAAGAGTTAACAATCTTGCTCAAAAAATAG